A region of Hydrogenimonas cancrithermarum DNA encodes the following proteins:
- a CDS encoding molybdopterin-dependent oxidoreductase — protein sequence MMNEKRRDFLKFSGVTAALVASQGSLFAKTGVIKVENGKKNYPNTTYTEEMYRNEFSFTRGKKEDTGFAYHCVNCQGNCAWEVWSHNGVVTRENQSARYPSINAKIPDFNPRGCNKGVQHSQIMYEKDRILYPMKRVGERGEGKWKRISWDEAATEVAEKIFDVMTDPNRGPDKLMVHAGTGLLTEGRRGAPLRFSTQLGAVRIYPASYLGDMFSGAAVAYGEGNVGGTYDFMYNVDTSIFWGGNPSVSRIPDAHFVWEGKYNGAKVVIITPEFNASAKSADLWIPVKAGSDNILAMSVINVILNEKLYKPGFMKIFTDLPFLVRLDNQKLLRRSDMEHAKNAEEEEKFEEEFYAMNAKTGEPVLMPGTEGSEHHTLRLEEFGIDPELEGVWTVKTRDGEVKVTTVFEMLKKSAAEFAPEKTQKITGVHPDIVRELAHDIAKPKVVTITTGFSLNKYFNGMMTIWNIASICGLTGRMGPYGGLNTENEFSLSGLGALSGFGGKYKPRFGSGFVGEFVFGDGMKTFKEYFSDEDVRRAQNGLSKDDYIEIVESLLKQGENNKANLESHHGNVVKPWWQPEVALIVADSKFRRNKGSQYREAFLKKTKFFAYVDFRMSEAAVYADILLPAKSHYEVYDLRTSPGYHRFTNLAQPIANMKPVGEAKDEWSMFALLAKKLEEVANRPENREKAKVPDNKAYAREGYRDLLNFYKEYTNTDEESEAAAEPYLGTDKLAVQAALEKCEQYEPWTMEKMYKAGGFLQLNEKAGKLSPLYADRPYFTWENTLYKFERLETLTGRQTFYVDHEMFIKLGAATNTGMEGIRPQGKKYPFVLMTPHARWSIHSNYKQSRILQRLQRGVPYIQVNRLVAEKKGINDGDTIRIFNSIGEFYAMAKVSSSCPPDGLVMEHGWEPYMYKFKKGHNEVVPTALNLLEMADGWGHLKFGGLWDGNQYAYDGAIDFEKANV from the coding sequence ATGATGAATGAAAAACGACGAGATTTTCTTAAATTTTCAGGGGTGACGGCAGCGCTTGTTGCGTCACAAGGAAGTCTGTTTGCGAAAACCGGTGTCATCAAAGTCGAAAATGGAAAAAAGAACTATCCGAACACGACCTACACGGAAGAGATGTACCGCAACGAATTCAGCTTTACACGCGGTAAAAAGGAAGATACCGGTTTTGCTTATCACTGTGTCAACTGCCAGGGCAACTGTGCATGGGAAGTCTGGTCACATAACGGTGTCGTCACGCGGGAAAACCAGTCGGCACGATATCCTTCGATCAACGCAAAGATTCCCGACTTCAACCCGCGTGGATGCAACAAGGGTGTCCAGCACTCTCAGATTATGTATGAAAAGGATCGTATCCTCTACCCGATGAAGCGTGTCGGAGAGCGTGGAGAGGGTAAATGGAAGCGTATTAGTTGGGATGAGGCTGCGACGGAAGTTGCAGAAAAAATCTTCGATGTCATGACCGATCCAAACCGCGGTCCCGACAAACTGATGGTCCATGCTGGTACAGGGCTTCTGACCGAAGGCCGCCGTGGTGCACCACTTCGCTTCTCGACGCAGTTGGGTGCTGTACGTATCTACCCGGCTTCTTACCTGGGCGACATGTTTTCGGGTGCGGCAGTTGCCTACGGTGAAGGCAATGTCGGCGGAACCTATGACTTCATGTACAATGTCGACACGTCGATCTTTTGGGGGGGTAACCCATCGGTTTCCCGTATTCCCGATGCACACTTCGTATGGGAAGGCAAGTACAATGGTGCGAAAGTCGTCATTATCACGCCGGAGTTCAACGCTTCTGCGAAATCGGCCGATCTATGGATTCCCGTTAAAGCGGGCAGCGACAACATTCTTGCGATGAGCGTCATCAATGTCATTTTGAACGAGAAACTCTACAAGCCTGGCTTTATGAAGATCTTTACCGATCTTCCATTTCTCGTGCGTCTTGACAACCAGAAGCTTTTGCGCCGCTCCGATATGGAACATGCGAAGAATGCGGAAGAGGAAGAGAAATTCGAAGAAGAGTTCTACGCGATGAACGCGAAGACAGGGGAGCCGGTCTTGATGCCGGGTACCGAGGGAAGTGAACACCATACACTTCGTCTGGAAGAGTTTGGCATCGATCCTGAGCTCGAAGGTGTCTGGACTGTCAAAACACGTGACGGCGAAGTGAAAGTGACAACTGTCTTTGAGATGCTGAAAAAGTCGGCTGCGGAGTTTGCACCGGAAAAAACGCAGAAAATTACAGGTGTTCACCCCGATATCGTCCGTGAACTTGCACACGATATCGCGAAGCCGAAAGTCGTTACTATTACGACAGGTTTCTCACTCAACAAATATTTCAATGGTATGATGACAATCTGGAATATTGCATCGATCTGTGGTCTTACGGGGCGCATGGGACCCTACGGCGGTCTCAATACCGAGAATGAATTCAGTCTTAGCGGCCTGGGTGCGCTTAGTGGATTCGGTGGCAAATACAAGCCGCGTTTCGGTTCGGGTTTCGTAGGCGAGTTTGTCTTTGGCGATGGTATGAAAACTTTCAAAGAGTATTTCAGTGATGAAGATGTACGTCGAGCGCAAAATGGTCTGAGCAAGGACGACTATATCGAGATCGTCGAAAGTCTATTGAAACAGGGCGAAAACAATAAAGCGAACCTCGAATCTCATCACGGCAACGTAGTGAAACCATGGTGGCAACCCGAGGTGGCACTGATCGTCGCGGATTCGAAATTCCGACGGAACAAGGGTAGCCAGTACCGAGAAGCGTTCCTGAAAAAGACCAAATTTTTCGCCTACGTCGACTTCCGGATGTCCGAAGCGGCGGTCTACGCCGATATCCTACTGCCGGCGAAATCACACTATGAGGTTTATGATCTGCGTACGAGTCCGGGATATCACCGCTTTACGAACCTCGCACAGCCCATTGCCAACATGAAACCGGTGGGTGAGGCGAAGGATGAATGGAGTATGTTCGCACTACTGGCTAAAAAGCTCGAAGAGGTGGCCAATCGTCCCGAGAATAGAGAGAAAGCGAAAGTGCCTGACAATAAAGCTTATGCAAGAGAAGGATATCGGGATCTGCTCAATTTCTACAAAGAGTACACCAATACAGACGAAGAGTCGGAAGCGGCAGCGGAACCCTATCTGGGTACCGACAAGTTGGCCGTACAAGCAGCTTTGGAGAAGTGTGAGCAGTATGAGCCCTGGACGATGGAGAAAATGTACAAAGCGGGGGGCTTCCTGCAGCTGAATGAAAAGGCAGGAAAACTTTCGCCACTCTATGCTGATAGACCGTATTTTACCTGGGAGAATACTTTATATAAATTTGAGCGTCTTGAGACACTGACGGGCCGCCAGACTTTCTATGTGGATCACGAAATGTTCATCAAGTTGGGCGCGGCAACCAATACCGGCATGGAAGGCATCAGGCCTCAGGGCAAAAAATATCCTTTCGTCCTGATGACGCCTCATGCACGCTGGTCAATTCACTCCAACTACAAGCAAAGTCGCATCCTGCAACGCTTGCAACGAGGGGTCCCTTATATCCAAGTTAACCGACTGGTGGCTGAGAAGAAAGGGATTAATGACGGCGATACGATCCGCATTTTTAACTCTATTGGAGAGTTCTACGCGATGGCGAAAGTCTCCAGTTCCTGTCCACCGGATGGCCTGGTGATGGAACACGGCTGGGAGCCCTATATGTACAAATTCAAAAAAGGTCACAACGAAGTTGTTCCGACGGCTCTCAATCTGCTGGAGATGGCCGACGGATGGGGCCACCTGAAATTCGGAGGCCTTTGGGATGGTAACCAATATGCGTACGATGGTGCTATCGATTTCGAAAAGGCCAATGTTTAA